GAACTTACTGTGGTTCAATTAAGTATAGTTTTAGCATTCTGTATTAGTCTTTAGTGAGTTGTCGACCTGTTGTTGTATATGTATAAAATACAGATGTAAAAAAAATGCCATTGTTTAGGTACATGAGTTGTAGAGTTTGACATAGGTGCAAGTGCAGACGATAAGATTAACATCATAATCAAATGTTCATACGTCACGTTTGACCTTTCCCCCCTTATACAGCAAAgacaagaagaaagaagaggaagataaagaaaaagaaaaggagaaagaaaaagagaaagaaaaggaaaaggaaaaggaaaaggagaaagaaaaggaaaaggaaaaagaaaaggacaaggacaaagacaaaaaagaagaggCGTATGTATATGCATGCAAAGATCCGAGACACCTTTGTGTTGTGACCTTCAGTTCTTCAGGCCTTCGTCTTCTCATTGTAGTGCTAATCacatttgctttctttttttgtcttagaCCAAAGGAGCCATTTATTATGAATCCAGGGGGAGAACTCTACAACTACTGGCTCCTAATCATAACAATCCCCGTCATGTACAACTGGACAGTGATCATTGCCAGGTACTGTCTATAAATCTACAAACATTTACAAATCATTtacaaaacatttgttaatgcgtcatttgttcattatttaagTCTTattaagcagacattaatataaagtgttaccaatacatTTTCCCTGAGGTCTCCCACAATAGACTGCTTTTTCTCTTGTTCCCGTTCCAGATCCTGTTTCGAGGAACTGCAGCGCAGATATCTGATGTTCTGGTTCTTACTGGACTACTCCTCTGATATAGTATACTTGGCTGACATGGCCGTACGCTCAAGGACAGGTAAATACATGTACATTTGTGAACACATTTTGCAGAAGAAACACAATATCTAATAATTGTAatcattttaattttaattcttGTAAGCATCAACTACATTAGCATAATAGTTGTTTTGACATGCATGAGTATAATGCGCAGGTAGCTGAGAGAAGACAATTGGCTTGTATGCATGGACAGCTTCTCATATGTGCTTCCATTTCTCAAATACAGCTTACTTGGACCAAGGCCTACTGGTCAAGGATGAGAAAAAAACGTTAACTCATTATATGGCCAGCACGCAATTCAAATTGGATGCAATTTCAATGCTACCCACTGACCTTTTCTACTTCTACTTGGGCCTCGACTACCCCGAGATCCGTATGAACAAACTGCTCCGACTCAACCGCATGTTTGAATTCTTTGTGAAAATGGAGACAAAGACCAAAGTACCCAACATCTTGCGCATTGGCACCCTGGTTATGTACATTGTAATCATTTGCCACTGGAATGCTTGCTTCTACTACTCCTTCTCCAAGTACATTGGTTTCGGCTCAGACCCTTGGGTCTACCCTTCTCTGGACGAAAAAGAGTTTGGCGAGCTGTTGACTAAGTACTCCTTCAGCCTGTACTGGGCCACCATGACCCTCACCACAATCGGTGAGATGCCACCACCCGAGCGCGACTCAGAGTTCCTGTACCACACCTGTGACTTCCTGGCGGGTGTGTTCATCTTCGCCACCATCGTGGGTAACGTTGCCTCCATGATTTCCAACATGAATGCCGCCAGGGCCAAATTTCAGGCCAAAATCGACAACATCAAGCAGTACATGCATGTCCGTAACGTCAGCAAGGACCTGGAAACTCGTGTGATCACCTGGTTCGACTACATGTGGAACCTCAACGGTGCGCAGGACGAACACGAGGTGCTGCGGTACCTGCCCGACAAGCTGCGGGCCGAGATTGGCATCAGCGTGCACCTGGAAACGCTGAAGAAGGTTCGCATCTTCGCTGACTGCGAGGCAGGCCTTCTCATTGAGCTGGTGCTAAAGCTCAAGGCCGTTGTCTTCAGCCCGGGTGACTACATCTGCCGAAAAGGCGACATCGGGCGAGAGATGTACATTATCAAAGAGGGGAAGCTGGCAGTGGTGTCCGACGATGGGCTCAAGCAGTTTGTGGTGCTGGGTGATGGGGCCTACTTCGGGGAAATCAGCATCCTGAGCATCAAGGGTAGCAAAGCGGGCAACCGCAGGACGGCCAACATCCGCAGTGTCGGCTACTCGGATCTCTTCTGCCTGTCCAAGGATGACCTGATGGAGGCTCTCATCGAGTATCCCGAGGCCAAGGCCATGCTGGAGGAGAAGGGCCGACAGATCCTCATGAAGGACAACCTCATCGAGCTCGACCCGTCCAAGCTGAAGCCCGACACAAAGGACCTGGAGGG
This genomic interval from Engraulis encrasicolus isolate BLACKSEA-1 chromosome 16, IST_EnEncr_1.0, whole genome shotgun sequence contains the following:
- the cnga1a gene encoding cyclic nucleotide gated channel subunit alpha 1a, which produces MASIRSNHGAIQPYHAAHPHMSGTTGVQVDTARRRVHYSNVNNSNNNEDKDKKKEEEDKEKEKEKEKEKEKEKEKEKEKEKEKEKEKDKDKDKKEEAPKEPFIMNPGGELYNYWLLIITIPVMYNWTVIIARSCFEELQRRYLMFWFLLDYSSDIVYLADMAVRSRTAYLDQGLLVKDEKKTLTHYMASTQFKLDAISMLPTDLFYFYLGLDYPEIRMNKLLRLNRMFEFFVKMETKTKVPNILRIGTLVMYIVIICHWNACFYYSFSKYIGFGSDPWVYPSLDEKEFGELLTKYSFSLYWATMTLTTIGEMPPPERDSEFLYHTCDFLAGVFIFATIVGNVASMISNMNAARAKFQAKIDNIKQYMHVRNVSKDLETRVITWFDYMWNLNGAQDEHEVLRYLPDKLRAEIGISVHLETLKKVRIFADCEAGLLIELVLKLKAVVFSPGDYICRKGDIGREMYIIKEGKLAVVSDDGLKQFVVLGDGAYFGEISILSIKGSKAGNRRTANIRSVGYSDLFCLSKDDLMEALIEYPEAKAMLEEKGRQILMKDNLIELDPSKLKPDTKDLEGNVNRLWGSIELLKTKLGKVLKDHCASRKALKERVGMMERYMGEEVEESEEEEEEKPAVAAETGPEEKKEEDTEAQKEGEDGKDDGEEKKEDTEGGEKK